The following are encoded in a window of candidate division WOR-3 bacterium genomic DNA:
- the lpxK gene encoding tetraacyldisaccharide 4'-kinase, with protein sequence MIKSILAGLYKVGLQLWYIYEDVIRVQDVLPAHVISIGNITTGGSGKTPLTLHLAQKLSTLKKVAILTRGYKRKGKGIYILKEDSPLTGWEEVGDEPYLMWKKLKGRIPIIIGKNRYETGQIAIKQLGAEILLLDDGFQHLSLERDVDVVCITQNTILKGDSLLPKGNLREEFSALKRADILILNIKSEILDHKALQFLETYKKPIFIMKYEPLRFFNFEGQQMSPNALKGFDVALLSGIADPESFVNTIEKLGITPKKVVTVRDHYTYPMPKLRTLLKEFDYVITTEKDLIKYPSFKNLLALEIQVKIEKEEELLKLL encoded by the coding sequence ATGATAAAGTCAATTTTGGCTGGGTTGTATAAAGTAGGTCTGCAACTGTGGTATATTTACGAAGATGTGATAAGGGTGCAGGACGTGTTACCTGCCCATGTCATCTCCATTGGCAACATAACTACAGGGGGCTCAGGGAAAACCCCACTCACCCTTCATTTAGCGCAAAAACTTTCAACCTTGAAAAAAGTTGCGATACTTACGAGAGGATACAAAAGAAAAGGCAAAGGCATCTACATATTGAAAGAGGATTCCCCTTTAACAGGATGGGAGGAAGTTGGAGACGAGCCCTACCTTATGTGGAAAAAGTTAAAAGGAAGGATTCCGATAATCATTGGGAAGAATCGTTATGAAACTGGACAAATTGCGATAAAGCAGTTAGGCGCGGAAATTCTGCTTCTTGATGACGGATTCCAACACCTTTCTTTGGAACGGGATGTGGACGTCGTTTGTATTACCCAAAATACCATACTTAAAGGTGACTCTCTTCTCCCCAAAGGGAATTTAAGAGAAGAATTTTCAGCACTGAAAAGAGCCGACATACTTATTCTTAATATCAAATCCGAAATCTTAGACCACAAAGCACTCCAATTTCTGGAAACATATAAGAAACCGATCTTCATAATGAAATACGAACCTTTAAGATTCTTCAACTTCGAAGGGCAACAAATGTCACCAAACGCCCTCAAGGGCTTTGATGTAGCACTACTTTCAGGAATTGCCGATCCAGAAAGTTTTGTTAATACTATAGAAAAATTAGGGATTACCCCTAAGAAAGTTGTAACCGTTAGGGACCATTATACTTATCCGATGCCAAAACTAAGAACTCTCCTCAAAGAATTCGATTACGTAATTACAACTGAAAAAGATCTCATTAAATATCCATCTTTTAAAAATCTGCTTGCCCTCGAGATTCAGGTAAAAATCGAAAAGGAAGAGGAGCTTTTAAAGCTATTATAA
- a CDS encoding RNA polymerase sigma factor gives MAIRFDDVYNEYKEMVFNYVFWRINDYDEAVDLTQEIFIKIYKNLGKFKGESSMKTWVMSIAINHLNDFFRKKKKFNPVYFEEIASEDDYDDPGPIEEMDLEDTIKVERALQKLKDWEREILTLYYMEGFQYEEISKLLNIPLGTVKSRLNSAKKSLKKVLTGGVTHGK, from the coding sequence ATGGCAATTAGGTTTGATGATGTGTATAACGAATATAAGGAGATGGTTTTTAACTATGTCTTTTGGAGAATCAATGATTATGATGAAGCTGTTGACCTTACCCAGGAAATTTTCATCAAGATTTATAAAAATCTCGGTAAGTTTAAAGGTGAAAGCTCTATGAAAACGTGGGTAATGAGCATAGCAATTAATCATCTAAATGACTTTTTTAGAAAAAAGAAGAAGTTTAATCCTGTTTATTTTGAGGAGATCGCAAGCGAGGATGATTACGATGATCCTGGTCCTATTGAAGAAATGGATTTAGAGGATACAATTAAAGTTGAAAGGGCTTTGCAAAAGCTAAAGGATTGGGAAAGGGAAATATTAACCCTTTACTACATGGAAGGCTTTCAGTATGAGGAAATTTCGAAGCTATTAAACATACCCTTAGGGACTGTAAAGTCCCGGCTGAATAGTGCAAAAAAGAGTTTAAAAAAGGTTTTAACGGGGGGTGTTACGCATGGGAAATGA
- a CDS encoding LptF/LptG family permease, with protein sequence MKKIDKYYFEELLRYFIVFLVASVAIFIIVNFFERLGYFIANKARVTDILKFYFFQIPFLLNLMAPFTFLIASFFLFQQSAYKNELLLVRISGIDLRLLILKTLLLSFVLSILVFLNGEFFAFPGLQNSTRVRKANIEKSEYFFYYPVVSDFSFMSNDTLFYFSRLSGRERKGLGVIIMVLNKNEPVVRIDADSCLIIERTYELFNVKERYIRPEKDSIVSFQRKVLTCGVSPFEVIRKKTEIEEMSARQLLKLVSYKKRMRLPYKEEMVELLYRFSFPLTVFIFAFFSLPLAISIKARGKTYSFGLALIVSFFFWALIQFFKVSGQAGKMNEFIAAFFPLILCTGMGIVPWVKMKL encoded by the coding sequence ATGAAAAAAATTGACAAGTATTATTTTGAAGAACTATTAAGGTATTTTATTGTCTTTTTAGTTGCTTCTGTTGCCATTTTTATTATCGTAAATTTTTTTGAGCGGTTGGGGTATTTCATTGCCAATAAAGCAAGGGTTACCGATATTTTAAAGTTTTATTTTTTCCAGATCCCCTTTCTTTTAAACTTAATGGCCCCTTTCACTTTTTTAATCGCTTCTTTCTTCCTTTTCCAGCAAAGTGCTTATAAGAATGAACTCTTGCTCGTGAGAATTTCAGGTATCGACCTTCGTCTCCTCATTTTGAAGACTTTGCTTCTTTCTTTTGTGCTATCGATTTTAGTTTTTTTAAACGGAGAGTTTTTTGCCTTTCCGGGTCTCCAAAACTCTACGAGGGTTAGAAAGGCAAACATAGAGAAGAGTGAGTACTTTTTCTATTATCCGGTGGTTTCTGATTTTAGTTTTATGAGCAATGATACATTGTTTTACTTTTCAAGACTAAGCGGTAGGGAGAGAAAGGGACTTGGCGTTATTATTATGGTATTGAATAAAAACGAGCCAGTGGTAAGGATAGACGCCGATTCTTGCCTGATTATTGAAAGGACTTATGAACTTTTTAACGTAAAAGAGAGGTACATCAGGCCCGAAAAGGATTCTATTGTGTCCTTTCAGAGAAAAGTCTTGACCTGCGGAGTATCTCCCTTTGAGGTCATAAGAAAGAAAACAGAAATTGAAGAGATGAGTGCGCGGCAACTTTTAAAACTTGTCTCCTATAAGAAGAGAATGAGATTACCCTATAAAGAAGAAATGGTCGAACTTCTTTACAGGTTCTCTTTTCCTTTGACAGTGTTCATTTTTGCCTTCTTTTCATTACCTTTGGCTATATCGATAAAGGCAAGGGGTAAGACCTATTCTTTTGGCCTGGCTTTAATAGTTTCCTTTTTTTTCTGGGCTTTGATACAGTTTTTCAAGGTATCTGGACAAGCGGGTAAGATGAATGAATTTATTGCTGCTTTTTTCCCTCTGATTCTGTGCACGGGTATGGGTATTGTACCCTGGGTGAAGATGAAGTTATAA
- a CDS encoding peptidyl-prolyl cis-trans isomerase: MKKLIALSIFVSMLYAQSVSEKLQQAKVLEERKDFENALSIYKEVLNSKELDKNKKFEVYLNIADIELDKFERPDSAIKYLQAARKDFTDAYRKMDEVFYRLGLAYEKLGDYQNAAEAYQTVAVRFQKSKYLPDALDGVERVFRKNFKEYVAFIGDEPITRLELERELENIPPFARSQYETEEGKQKLLKNLIQKHLLVKEAENRKMYLSSSYQEEMKRAREQALIRALYQNISQNISVDEKEIKEYYEKNKDSKYRIPASVTFRAIIVNSKETADTVYRLLKKGIDFDSVFNKYNTDEQLKATSGLKKDVPENGKPQELVTAVLKMKKGEISKPIKLEKENKYAVIRVEEEPKKASYRDLGEVKDEIRRNIQAEKTKKAWDSLIDSLWQKYNVKIVNEAKQE, translated from the coding sequence ATGAAGAAGCTTATAGCTTTATCAATTTTTGTCTCAATGCTATATGCCCAATCCGTCAGTGAAAAGCTACAACAGGCCAAAGTCCTTGAAGAAAGGAAAGATTTCGAAAATGCTCTATCCATTTATAAAGAGGTTTTAAACTCAAAGGAACTGGATAAGAACAAAAAATTTGAAGTTTACCTCAACATTGCGGACATAGAACTGGACAAGTTCGAAAGGCCAGACTCAGCCATTAAATACCTTCAGGCAGCAAGGAAAGATTTCACTGACGCTTATAGAAAAATGGACGAGGTGTTTTATAGACTCGGCCTCGCTTACGAGAAGCTTGGCGATTATCAGAACGCAGCCGAGGCATATCAAACCGTCGCCGTTAGATTTCAGAAGAGCAAATACCTCCCCGATGCCTTAGATGGCGTTGAGAGAGTTTTCAGAAAGAACTTCAAAGAGTATGTAGCCTTTATCGGTGATGAGCCTATTACAAGACTCGAACTGGAAAGGGAACTTGAAAACATCCCCCCCTTCGCAAGATCCCAATATGAAACAGAAGAAGGGAAGCAAAAACTTCTTAAGAATCTCATCCAGAAACATCTCCTGGTAAAAGAAGCAGAAAATAGAAAAATGTACCTCTCCTCTTCCTATCAAGAAGAAATGAAGAGGGCCCGTGAACAGGCTCTAATCAGGGCACTTTATCAGAATATTTCCCAGAACATTTCGGTAGACGAAAAGGAAATTAAGGAATATTACGAGAAAAATAAAGATTCAAAGTACAGAATTCCCGCATCGGTTACCTTCAGGGCAATTATTGTAAATTCTAAGGAAACCGCCGACACGGTCTATAGACTTCTCAAAAAAGGCATTGACTTCGACTCGGTGTTTAACAAGTACAATACTGACGAACAGCTCAAAGCTACATCGGGATTAAAGAAGGATGTGCCGGAAAACGGCAAACCTCAGGAGTTAGTAACTGCTGTCTTAAAGATGAAAAAGGGTGAAATAAGCAAGCCAATTAAATTAGAAAAGGAAAATAAATATGCTGTAATCAGAGTCGAGGAAGAGCCTAAAAAAGCGTCTTATAGAGATTTGGGCGAAGTAAAAGACGAAATCAGGCGGAATATCCAGGCGGAGAAGACCAAAAAGGCATGGGACAGCCTCATCGATAGCTTGTGGCAAAAGTACAATGTAAAGATCGTGAATGAAGCAAAACAAGAATAG
- a CDS encoding right-handed parallel beta-helix repeat-containing protein, translated as MDLYFDILLELYKAHGELIFENPSLIKEEMSGYSNVERSRVYALSSAIEEKVPVTLRDSGSLTEEDLNLIGKGFAEGTGIKEELAVWAVNTLYRLIRVIEEDPSLRRMKRKARLQEGHHVEVKEGLAKATVIKGGATSIYTYDGSISFADFLETYLEEGDELAIEISGDVEIERPITVQGKKLIFSGLQQATVYSEILPAFEVVKSELILENLSFKYTKEPERTIGLIYAVESSLELSKVEIHGAGLKVQTSKVLVSKSKLTGCKYIGIHAENSELRLQNSDFQENGIDIFSPQMRFKGCRVLLKNCKIDKGNGSGIWADNSELNIDKVVISGNYYYGIFIDAGGFLQMSNSRLVENGNSEDNYPQLKLVSSKANLKNCRVLNGINNSGISIEDKSSLECEDLKVTGHYYNGIEVKDDSEILLRNGEIARNGNEDEDNPQMVFISSRGYLKNLKIHGGINNSGVVLDEGSRVELISSQIYRHFFNALTLKSASEALLSDCAIYHNGNENFHAPQIWASSAVLKVENSNIYDGVKNDGIYIRNSNVTFENVSIHNHFRRALFAEANSNVVVKNSRIYSNNKGSEGEAQIEVRSTVLKLSDSEIDGSVNAAGVYATDISVVEINKSRISGNYSLGVWFSSNTSFNVSDCYISENLGKDGMFPQILITSSRGKFERTTVTNGSRVSGMVIERSFVQMVECSVTKNENFGIYVLSNSIADLKACEVANNGQENKDFAQIKVENSKLILNSSKVTSGINNTGISIVEFSYAEMENTVVSQNPHHGIEVYYNSELRFLGGEISNNGSDNESYAQVWIGSSYAIIKDSIIHDGKENIGIGILKSYVELENCKIFGHRDEGINLAWYSGIKIKECQIYSNAMNSSAAQLSVTSSNCLTRGCEIYESVSGDGVKADDGAVVELDNTKIYRNKAYGIIAKDGSEVKISGCEITENNEVHKNGFQIVLENSRGIIKNSKISKGINGGGIKLSHSYLVEIYHSVISEHKGAGIEVADNISRLKIVGVSTFKNEKGGLVYKNPYKVSTIDSNFEDGAFRKS; from the coding sequence ATGGATTTGTATTTTGACATCCTTCTGGAACTTTATAAGGCCCATGGTGAATTAATATTTGAAAATCCATCGCTCATAAAGGAGGAAATGTCAGGGTATTCTAACGTTGAACGGTCGAGGGTTTATGCCTTATCTTCAGCCATAGAAGAGAAGGTTCCCGTTACGCTTAGAGATTCGGGTTCCTTAACGGAAGAAGACTTGAACTTGATAGGTAAGGGGTTTGCAGAGGGTACGGGAATAAAAGAAGAGCTCGCTGTATGGGCCGTTAATACCCTCTACAGGCTGATAAGGGTGATAGAAGAGGATCCATCTTTAAGAAGAATGAAAAGAAAGGCGCGGCTGCAGGAAGGCCATCATGTAGAAGTAAAAGAAGGATTGGCGAAGGCTACCGTTATAAAGGGCGGTGCTACAAGTATTTACACTTATGACGGCTCTATTTCCTTTGCGGACTTCTTAGAAACATATCTTGAAGAAGGCGATGAGTTGGCAATAGAAATATCCGGTGATGTTGAGATTGAAAGGCCTATTACCGTACAGGGTAAAAAATTGATTTTCAGCGGACTTCAACAAGCCACAGTCTATTCAGAAATTTTGCCTGCCTTTGAAGTAGTTAAGTCAGAACTAATCCTAGAGAATCTGAGTTTTAAGTATACTAAGGAACCAGAAAGAACAATAGGTCTTATATATGCCGTTGAGAGCTCTTTGGAGCTAAGTAAGGTAGAAATTCATGGTGCGGGGTTAAAGGTCCAAACGTCTAAAGTACTTGTATCCAAATCAAAACTAACTGGCTGCAAGTACATTGGGATTCATGCGGAGAATTCCGAATTAAGATTGCAAAATTCCGACTTTCAAGAAAATGGAATTGACATTTTTAGTCCTCAGATGCGTTTTAAAGGGTGTAGGGTATTGCTGAAAAATTGCAAGATAGACAAAGGAAATGGTTCAGGCATATGGGCGGACAATTCAGAATTAAACATTGATAAGGTCGTGATAAGCGGGAATTACTATTATGGAATCTTTATCGATGCCGGCGGTTTCTTACAGATGAGTAACAGCAGGCTTGTAGAGAATGGAAATAGTGAAGATAATTATCCTCAATTGAAGCTGGTTTCTTCTAAAGCCAACCTGAAAAACTGCAGGGTACTAAATGGGATTAATAATTCCGGTATTTCCATTGAGGATAAGTCCTCCTTAGAGTGTGAAGATTTGAAGGTTACTGGCCATTACTACAATGGAATTGAGGTAAAAGACGATTCTGAGATCCTTCTCAGGAACGGCGAAATTGCAAGGAATGGAAATGAAGATGAGGATAATCCACAAATGGTTTTTATATCATCGAGGGGTTATCTGAAAAATTTGAAGATTCATGGTGGTATTAATAATAGCGGTGTGGTTCTGGATGAGGGTTCAAGGGTTGAACTTATTAGCTCTCAAATTTACAGGCATTTCTTTAATGCACTTACCTTGAAGTCCGCTTCGGAAGCACTCCTTTCCGATTGTGCCATTTACCACAACGGAAATGAAAATTTTCACGCTCCTCAGATCTGGGCCTCTTCAGCTGTTCTAAAGGTTGAAAATTCTAATATTTATGATGGAGTTAAAAACGACGGTATATATATACGAAATTCCAATGTTACCTTTGAGAACGTTTCAATACATAACCATTTCAGAAGGGCTCTATTCGCAGAAGCAAATTCTAACGTGGTTGTGAAAAATTCCAGGATTTATTCCAATAACAAGGGTTCGGAGGGTGAAGCACAGATTGAGGTCAGATCAACGGTTTTAAAGCTCAGTGATTCGGAAATTGATGGTTCGGTTAATGCAGCGGGTGTTTATGCAACCGATATTTCCGTTGTAGAAATCAATAAGTCGAGGATCAGTGGCAACTATTCCTTGGGAGTATGGTTCAGTTCCAATACCAGTTTTAACGTAAGCGATTGCTACATTTCCGAGAACCTCGGAAAAGATGGGATGTTCCCACAAATTCTTATTACTTCAAGCCGCGGGAAATTTGAAAGGACAACGGTGACCAATGGCTCGAGAGTTTCAGGAATGGTTATAGAAAGGTCATTTGTGCAGATGGTTGAATGCAGTGTGACTAAAAATGAAAATTTTGGAATCTATGTACTATCTAATTCTATAGCTGATTTGAAAGCTTGCGAGGTTGCCAACAACGGGCAAGAAAATAAGGATTTTGCCCAGATCAAAGTAGAAAATTCTAAGCTAATATTAAACTCCTCTAAGGTTACTTCTGGCATTAACAATACCGGCATTTCTATTGTAGAATTCTCTTACGCTGAGATGGAAAACACCGTTGTTTCGCAAAATCCACATCATGGAATCGAGGTTTATTACAATTCAGAGTTAAGATTTTTGGGTGGCGAAATATCAAACAACGGAAGTGACAATGAAAGTTACGCACAGGTCTGGATAGGGTCTTCCTATGCAATTATAAAGGATTCTATAATTCACGATGGGAAGGAGAATATAGGTATTGGGATATTGAAATCCTACGTTGAGCTTGAGAATTGTAAGATATTTGGTCACAGGGACGAGGGAATCAACCTTGCCTGGTATTCGGGCATCAAGATTAAAGAATGTCAAATTTATTCGAATGCGATGAATTCCAGTGCAGCGCAATTGTCCGTTACTTCATCGAATTGTCTAACAAGGGGGTGTGAAATATACGAAAGTGTATCGGGGGATGGCGTGAAGGCTGATGACGGAGCGGTTGTTGAGTTGGATAATACGAAAATTTACAGGAACAAGGCTTATGGAATAATTGCGAAGGACGGCTCTGAAGTGAAGATTTCCGGCTGTGAAATTACGGAGAATAACGAAGTTCACAAGAATGGTTTCCAGATAGTTTTAGAAAATTCTCGGGGTATTATCAAGAATTCCAAAATTTCCAAAGGAATAAATGGTGGGGGCATAAAACTTTCTCATTCCTATCTTGTCGAAATTTATCATTCGGTAATTTCAGAACATAAAGGCGCTGGAATTGAAGTCGCTGATAACATCTCAAGATTAAAGATTGTGGGTGTGAGTACCTTTAAAAACGAAAAAGGCGGATTGGTTTACAAGAATCCATATAAGGTGTCTACAATTGATTCTAACTTTGAGGACGGCGCGTTCCGAAAAAGTTGA
- the tgt gene encoding tRNA guanosine(34) transglycosylase Tgt, protein MRVRYELIKKEKHTGARLGLLHTPQGTVELPNFMPVATQGTVKTMSPRDLEEIGVQIIVSNTYHLHIRPGEELIQKAGGLHKFMGFKGAILTDSGGYQIYSLADLRKLEEDKVVFKSHIDGSLITFTPEKVVEIQAKLGSDIAMILDWPTPYPSTYKEAKFHMDLTTKWAERAIKYRNSSYEEVSLFGIIQGGTYEDLRIEHTKILSEMPFDGYAIGGLALGEPKVEREKVLEKISPHLPEDKVRYLMGVGYPEDILSAVMMGVDLFDCVLPTRNARTGTVFTSTGELTIRNATYKEDFSPLDPDCDCYTCKNFTRAYIRHLFNAGEILGPRLATYHSLYFFIGLMKKIREAIRGDYLLDFKEEFLKKYSSEIIDKPG, encoded by the coding sequence GTGAGAGTTCGCTACGAACTGATTAAGAAAGAAAAACACACAGGCGCAAGGCTTGGATTGCTCCACACTCCCCAGGGGACCGTTGAATTACCCAATTTTATGCCCGTTGCAACCCAGGGGACCGTGAAGACGATGTCACCAAGAGATTTAGAAGAAATCGGGGTTCAAATCATCGTCTCCAATACCTATCACCTCCACATAAGGCCAGGTGAGGAACTAATCCAGAAAGCGGGTGGACTCCACAAGTTCATGGGCTTTAAAGGTGCAATTTTAACTGATTCCGGTGGTTACCAGATTTATAGTCTGGCAGATTTGAGAAAACTCGAAGAGGACAAGGTGGTTTTTAAGTCACATATTGATGGTTCCCTTATCACCTTTACACCTGAGAAGGTGGTTGAAATACAAGCTAAACTCGGCTCAGACATAGCAATGATCTTAGACTGGCCAACTCCTTATCCTTCAACCTATAAAGAGGCAAAATTTCATATGGATCTAACTACAAAATGGGCTGAGAGGGCAATCAAATATCGGAACTCATCCTACGAAGAGGTAAGTCTCTTTGGGATAATTCAAGGAGGTACATACGAAGATTTAAGAATTGAACATACAAAAATTCTTTCGGAGATGCCCTTTGATGGCTATGCCATTGGAGGATTAGCCCTTGGGGAACCAAAAGTAGAACGAGAAAAGGTACTCGAAAAGATATCACCCCATTTACCTGAAGATAAAGTAAGGTATTTAATGGGGGTAGGATACCCTGAAGATATCCTCTCAGCAGTAATGATGGGCGTCGACCTCTTCGATTGTGTCTTACCTACAAGAAATGCTCGAACTGGAACCGTCTTTACCTCCACCGGCGAGTTAACAATCCGAAATGCAACTTATAAAGAAGATTTTTCGCCACTGGATCCCGATTGTGATTGCTATACATGTAAAAACTTTACCAGAGCGTACATCAGACACCTTTTCAATGCAGGCGAAATCCTTGGACCAAGACTCGCAACCTACCACTCACTGTACTTCTTTATAGGCCTTATGAAAAAAATCAGGGAAGCAATTAGAGGAGATTACCTTCTCGACTTTAAAGAAGAATTTTTGAAAAAGTACAGTTCAGAAATTATAGACAAACCAGGATAA